One window from the genome of Pedobacter schmidteae encodes:
- a CDS encoding MauE/DoxX family redox-associated membrane protein: MESTINKSTYLPLSAKTRAIITDLAVYLFIILFMYTAASKILTVKSFASTLAKSPLIGSFSMVVAWAIPVIEILISLVLIFPATRKTGMRAALLLMLTFTVYLIYMVFSGSTLPCHCGGVISTMTWQQHIWFNIGFIVLAIGGLAADKQ, encoded by the coding sequence ATGGAATCAACAATCAACAAATCGACTTACTTGCCGCTCTCAGCCAAAACCAGGGCAATCATTACCGATCTTGCTGTTTACCTGTTTATTATACTTTTTATGTATACAGCGGCCAGTAAAATACTTACTGTAAAATCATTTGCTTCTACCCTGGCCAAGTCGCCATTAATTGGAAGTTTTAGTATGGTGGTAGCCTGGGCCATTCCTGTTATCGAAATTCTCATCAGCCTGGTATTGATTTTTCCTGCAACCAGGAAAACCGGCATGCGTGCCGCCCTGCTGCTGATGCTCACATTTACTGTTTACCTGATTTATATGGTTTTTTCGGGCAGCACCTTACCTTGCCATTGCGGTGGGGTAATTAGTACCATGACCTGGCAACAACACATCTGGTTTAACATAGGCTTTATCGTTCTGGCCATTGGGGGGCTTGCAGCAGATAAGCAATAA
- a CDS encoding RagB/SusD family nutrient uptake outer membrane protein — translation MQEKSAYIWASTENFYIGEQSIDWGNGYQRILNANIVLEGIEKVQPVNAEQQDWNNIKGSALFYRAFDFFNLAQEYCRDYKSNTANTDLGLPLRLEYDVNIKVKRSNLQQTYERITTDLLTAADLLSTKPQYKTRPSKEAAYALLARVYLVMENYEQAGIYANKALQIQQDLLDYSKLSTTASFPLTRFNTEVIYHSVFNYAILLPTRLIVEPTLYNTYDLNDCRRNLFFTNGTNGITYKGSYNGDRNMFGGLATDEMYLIRAEAKARNGELPAALIDLNHLLRSRWKGNYQDLQSTDANVVLGYILRERRKELLFRGIRWADLRRLNKDSRFATVLSRNLNGTTYTLQPNDKKYVFPIDEDEIRLSGIQQNER, via the coding sequence GTGCAGGAAAAATCTGCCTATATCTGGGCCAGTACAGAAAATTTCTACATAGGCGAACAGAGTATTGACTGGGGAAATGGTTATCAGCGGATTTTAAATGCTAACATTGTTCTGGAAGGGATTGAAAAAGTACAGCCTGTGAATGCTGAACAACAGGACTGGAACAATATAAAAGGGAGTGCTTTGTTTTATAGGGCTTTTGATTTCTTTAATCTGGCTCAGGAATATTGCAGGGATTATAAATCTAATACTGCAAATACTGATCTTGGCCTACCTTTGCGATTGGAGTACGATGTGAATATAAAAGTTAAGCGAAGTAATTTACAACAGACTTATGAACGGATTACTACAGATCTGTTAACTGCTGCTGATTTGCTGAGTACAAAACCTCAATATAAAACCCGACCTTCCAAAGAAGCAGCCTATGCTTTATTGGCCAGGGTTTACCTGGTGATGGAAAACTATGAACAGGCGGGTATATATGCCAATAAGGCTTTGCAGATTCAACAGGATTTATTAGATTATAGCAAATTGAGTACTACAGCTTCATTTCCATTAACGAGATTCAATACTGAGGTGATTTATCACAGTGTTTTTAATTATGCGATTTTGTTACCTACACGACTAATTGTAGAACCAACATTGTATAATACATATGATTTAAATGATTGTCGAAGAAATTTATTCTTTACTAACGGAACCAATGGGATTACTTATAAAGGTAGCTACAATGGAGACCGAAATATGTTTGGTGGATTGGCTACTGATGAAATGTACCTGATCAGAGCGGAAGCAAAAGCCAGGAACGGAGAATTGCCAGCAGCCTTAATCGATTTGAACCATTTATTACGCAGCAGATGGAAGGGCAATTATCAGGACTTGCAAAGTACGGATGCGAATGTGGTATTGGGTTATATTTTACGGGAGCGTAGAAAGGAACTGTTGTTTAGAGGGATTCGTTGGGCTGACTTACGACGTTTGAATAAAGATAGCAGGTTTGCTACCGTTTTAAGCAGGAACTTGAATGGTACTACTTATACGTTGCAGCCAAATGATAAAAAATATGTTTTCCCGATTGATGAAGATGAAATCCGTTTAAGCGGAATACAGCAAAATGAACGTTAG
- a CDS encoding helix-turn-helix transcriptional regulator yields the protein MQSHIKLQVTAEQSAVPTTNFQRSPNSIVLKTADIEEFHVREGRIAVQSISHYLAHIELFDYNLDQEKRIEFMVTEAAFFMYADRSSSTCQLCYRPAGKYEKTLPAGSGQLLLITFRSDWLVYRCGQLPDLMPFTGAVGNPEHKKMSLSPTGIADSLFSALKKMDMTRNRHHADHDGYIFINGCIQKYYNNLKRRDATAHYQHHKATAIATFVRTHFASPDVDNLPKLAARFMVSERSLARLAKMAFGIPLHEEVIRLRIDYASKQLYHTDKPIYEIARLSGYKEPHYFSKAFKKFMGYCPKAMERPLKKVAVFA from the coding sequence ATGCAATCACACATCAAACTTCAGGTTACGGCTGAACAGTCAGCAGTCCCTACAACCAATTTTCAAAGATCTCCTAACAGCATCGTGCTCAAAACTGCGGACATAGAAGAATTTCACGTTCGCGAAGGTCGTATAGCGGTCCAATCCATCAGCCATTATCTGGCTCATATAGAATTGTTTGATTACAACCTTGATCAGGAAAAACGGATAGAATTTATGGTTACCGAAGCTGCATTTTTTATGTATGCCGATCGCAGCAGCAGCACTTGTCAGCTGTGTTACCGGCCTGCCGGCAAATACGAAAAAACCCTGCCTGCAGGAAGCGGTCAATTGTTGCTGATCACCTTCAGGTCCGACTGGCTGGTATACAGATGCGGGCAGCTGCCCGATCTGATGCCTTTTACCGGAGCAGTTGGCAATCCTGAGCATAAAAAGATGAGCTTGAGCCCCACGGGCATTGCCGACAGCCTGTTTAGCGCACTAAAAAAAATGGATATGACACGCAACAGGCACCATGCTGACCACGACGGCTATATCTTTATCAATGGCTGTATCCAGAAATACTACAACAACCTGAAACGCCGGGATGCTACGGCACATTACCAACACCATAAGGCAACAGCTATTGCCACATTTGTGCGGACCCATTTTGCCTCTCCGGATGTAGACAATCTGCCGAAACTGGCTGCCCGTTTTATGGTATCAGAACGAAGCCTGGCGCGTTTGGCCAAAATGGCTTTTGGCATCCCATTGCACGAAGAGGTAATCAGGCTCAGGATCGATTACGCGAGTAAACAGCTATATCATACCGACAAGCCTATTTATGAGATAGCCCGGTTAAGTGGATATAAAGAGCCACACTATTTTAGTAAGGCCTTTAAAAAATTTATGGGCTATTGCCCTAAAGCGATGGAAAGACCGTTAAAGAAGGTAGCGGTATTCGCTTAA
- the acs gene encoding acetate--CoA ligase produces the protein MQIKSFDEYQKTYQYSVDYPEQFWEGIANNFQWKKKWNKVLSWNFSEPNIKWFEGAKLNITENCLDRHLAENGDKPAIIWEPNDPQKESITLSYKILHEQVCRFGNVLKKNGVKKGDRVCIYMPMVPELAVAVLACARIGAVHSVVFGGFSAKSIADRINDAECKVVITADGAFRGNKQIQLKEVIDDALIGCPTVERVIVLTHTRMAVSMLKGRDVWWEDEIKLVDTNCPAEEMDAEDLLFILYTSGSTGKPKGVSHTIGGYMVYAGYTFSNVFNYQPDEVFFCTADIGWITGHSYIVYGPLSQGATTLMFEGIPTYPDASRMWQVVEKHKVNILYTAPTAIRSLMSFGEEPLKGVDLSSLRVLGSVGEPINEEAWHWFDENIGKSECPIVDTWWQTETGGIMISPIAFVTPTKPSFATLPLPGIQPMLVDEQGQEIVGNGVNGNLCIKFPWPGMLRTLYKDHDRCKLTYFSTYKELYFTGDGCLRDEDGYYRITGRVDDVINVSGHRIGTAEVENAINMHAGVVESAVVGYPHDVKGQGIYAFVINPNVHSDEELTRKDILQTVTRVIGAIAKPDKILFVSGLPKTRSGKIMRRILRKIAEGETQQIGDVSTLLDPTVVTEIVEKAGQLK, from the coding sequence ATGCAAATTAAATCTTTTGACGAGTATCAAAAAACCTATCAGTACAGTGTTGATTACCCTGAACAGTTTTGGGAAGGGATTGCCAATAATTTTCAATGGAAAAAAAAATGGAACAAGGTTTTATCCTGGAATTTTTCTGAACCAAACATTAAATGGTTTGAAGGGGCAAAACTGAATATCACTGAAAATTGTTTAGACAGACATTTAGCAGAAAATGGAGATAAACCGGCCATTATCTGGGAACCAAATGATCCACAAAAGGAAAGCATCACTTTAAGTTATAAAATATTACACGAACAGGTTTGCCGTTTTGGTAACGTTTTAAAGAAAAACGGTGTTAAAAAAGGCGACAGGGTATGTATTTATATGCCAATGGTACCCGAATTGGCGGTGGCTGTATTGGCCTGCGCACGTATCGGTGCTGTACACTCTGTCGTATTTGGTGGTTTCTCGGCCAAATCTATTGCCGATCGTATCAATGATGCCGAATGTAAAGTAGTCATTACTGCTGATGGTGCGTTTAGAGGAAACAAACAGATACAATTAAAAGAAGTAATTGACGATGCCCTGATCGGTTGCCCGACAGTAGAAAGGGTAATTGTTTTGACCCATACCCGTATGGCCGTATCTATGCTGAAAGGCCGGGATGTATGGTGGGAAGATGAAATTAAACTGGTAGACACCAATTGCCCTGCCGAGGAAATGGACGCTGAAGATTTGCTGTTCATTTTATATACTTCGGGATCAACCGGAAAGCCAAAAGGGGTATCGCATACCATTGGCGGTTATATGGTATATGCCGGTTATACTTTCTCCAACGTATTCAACTATCAGCCGGATGAGGTATTTTTCTGTACGGCCGATATTGGTTGGATTACCGGTCACTCCTACATCGTTTATGGACCGCTTTCGCAAGGTGCAACCACGCTGATGTTTGAGGGCATCCCTACTTATCCTGATGCATCGCGCATGTGGCAGGTGGTAGAAAAACATAAAGTAAATATTTTATATACTGCACCTACTGCCATCCGCTCGTTGATGAGCTTTGGCGAAGAGCCGCTTAAAGGTGTCGACCTGAGTTCGCTAAGGGTATTGGGATCGGTAGGAGAGCCAATAAATGAAGAGGCCTGGCACTGGTTTGACGAAAATATCGGAAAAAGTGAATGCCCTATAGTAGATACCTGGTGGCAGACAGAAACCGGCGGTATCATGATTTCGCCGATTGCCTTTGTAACACCTACCAAACCTAGTTTTGCAACTTTACCTTTGCCAGGTATACAGCCTATGCTGGTAGACGAGCAAGGTCAGGAAATTGTTGGTAACGGTGTGAACGGAAATTTATGTATTAAATTCCCTTGGCCAGGTATGCTGCGTACTTTGTACAAAGATCATGACCGCTGTAAGTTAACGTACTTTTCTACCTACAAAGAGCTTTATTTTACCGGCGATGGCTGTTTGAGAGATGAGGATGGTTATTACAGAATAACCGGAAGGGTAGATGACGTGATCAACGTTTCGGGTCATAGGATTGGTACTGCCGAAGTAGAAAATGCCATTAATATGCACGCCGGAGTGGTAGAAAGTGCTGTAGTGGGCTATCCACACGATGTAAAAGGACAAGGTATTTATGCTTTTGTCATTAACCCAAATGTGCATAGCGACGAGGAACTTACCCGCAAAGATATCCTGCAAACCGTAACCCGTGTAATTGGCGCCATTGCCAAACCGGATAAAATATTGTTTGTTTCGGGCCTGCCTAAAACGCGTTCGGGTAAAATTATGCGCCGCATTTTAAGAAAAATTGCAGAAGGCGAAACTCAACAGATTGGCGATGTTTCGACTTTACTGGATCCAACGGTAGTAACCGAGATCGTTGAAAAAGCCGGACAACTGAAATAA
- a CDS encoding outer membrane beta-barrel protein produces the protein MKVLHYITLFTLLLTVKGYAQQGGGKGPVVHFGGKFGGTLTKTTAPDIEGKRKWGYQVGGYVTVDLVPNLGIQGEALYNRNVFLLVTPENTDKQKTIVKTWNFPVLLRLNAGEAFTFNIGPQFSHVISSRGYQPEGRSGTFDKSHVSFVTGIELGSRNTGGRLYARYNWNNKDFSGVVKDAKANQFQFGLLLPIL, from the coding sequence ATGAAAGTACTACACTACATTACACTTTTCACTTTATTACTAACGGTTAAGGGCTATGCTCAGCAGGGGGGAGGCAAAGGCCCCGTTGTACATTTTGGCGGTAAGTTTGGCGGTACGCTAACCAAAACCACTGCGCCGGATATAGAAGGCAAACGCAAATGGGGCTATCAGGTGGGTGGTTATGTAACGGTTGATCTGGTTCCTAACCTGGGCATACAGGGCGAGGCGCTGTATAATCGTAACGTATTTTTGCTGGTTACTCCCGAAAATACGGATAAACAGAAAACCATTGTCAAAACCTGGAACTTTCCGGTGCTGCTAAGGCTAAATGCTGGTGAGGCATTCACCTTTAACATTGGTCCTCAGTTCAGTCATGTGATCTCTTCCAGGGGCTACCAGCCTGAAGGACGGAGTGGTACTTTTGACAAAAGCCATGTATCCTTCGTTACGGGGATAGAACTGGGATCGAGAAATACAGGAGGTAGGCTGTATGCCCGTTACAACTGGAACAACAAAGACTTTTCGGGAGTAGTGAAGGACGCAAAGGCAAATCAGTTCCAGTTTGGCTTGTTACTGCCCATTCTATAA
- a CDS encoding SusC/RagA family TonB-linked outer membrane protein has translation MRLKGGIIVFILSLFGIAVHAQKLNYVQKNSSLARLFKEIRKQTGVTVTWSEKDLDVSQRFDADFKHAELKLVMEELAARLPVTYTILEKMIVVKVRKITDNLQNAANAPPGTSPVPLRPDREVQLKEVEIVSTGYQQVPRERTPGSFVRVDSAQLNRKVGSDIFSRLEGITSGLLFNKNTLSSNSGNLDLSIRGRSTIYANDQPLIILNDFPFNGDFNAINPNDVASVTVLKDAAAASIWGVRAGNGVIVINTKKGGYKQPLNISLNTNLTISGKPDVFYNPNYLSSADFIDVETFLFNNGKYDAALADKVNYPVLSPVVQILDRQRNGQSAAVTASQLDALRGNDIRREELKYFYQNQVAQQYFLNISKGTDKSSHYLSAGYDRALLSLVNNVDNRFTVNTQHSVKLLKNLELNAGLTYTRTVSKVDSTILGTAGLNFGPYYQFKDENGAAATFGRQYSADFNAQAMAKGFLNWGYVPLDELSLPPTTVKGNDLRFNTSLNYTILPGLKAELRYQYHRITNNSTLLSGPGAYLTRSLINQYSALTAGQVSGYNIPLGGIEFQTLREAVAKNFRAQLNYQKDWGKHSVSAIAGYELSEFDTEASKSNRYGYDPKTGKFADVDSVTTFNLNPSGAGKIVTNTNLFGKLDRIRSVFANLAYTYNNKYTVSGSARMDGSNYFGVKTRNKNVPLWSAGALWHVDREDFYKMDWLPVLKLRASYGYNGNLDRSNTGVTTFKNNLLRATYTSLPFANIINIGNPELRWEKIAIANFGLDFGLKDQIISGRVEYYFKHGTDMLGDKAFPSSTGIKVLRGNYSEMKSRGMDLSVTVRNLGGALKWQSTFLLSTARDKVTVYDVVETDNIFYVGTSSYKPALGKPVYGIYSYKWAGLDPANGAPRGYLNGAVSTEYARILNETSIADLEYHGAARPTVFGALNNTFSFYKFTLGFNISYKLGYYFRKPSVNYFDMYQISLSNNMNRDYVQRWQKPGDEQRTNVPAMANYGSDGTADRFYNNSSATVAKGDHIRLQDISLSFDLDRSNWKSIPVKHIQLYFYANNLGIIWKANEFGLDPDVIPSTTDRLINPGPRSFSLGIKANF, from the coding sequence ATGAGGTTAAAAGGGGGAATAATTGTTTTCATATTATCCTTGTTTGGTATTGCAGTACATGCTCAAAAATTGAATTATGTACAGAAAAATTCATCACTGGCCAGGCTTTTTAAGGAAATAAGAAAACAAACAGGGGTTACTGTAACCTGGAGTGAAAAAGATCTGGATGTAAGCCAGCGATTTGATGCTGATTTTAAACATGCCGAACTAAAATTGGTGATGGAAGAATTGGCAGCCAGGTTGCCCGTCACGTACACCATACTGGAAAAAATGATTGTAGTGAAGGTTAGAAAGATAACCGACAATCTGCAAAATGCAGCGAACGCACCGCCCGGGACATCGCCGGTACCTTTGCGCCCTGACAGAGAGGTTCAACTTAAGGAAGTTGAAATTGTAAGTACGGGTTATCAACAGGTGCCCAGGGAAAGAACTCCGGGAAGTTTTGTACGGGTAGATAGTGCTCAACTGAACCGTAAAGTAGGTAGTGATATTTTTAGCAGGCTAGAAGGGATAACCAGTGGCCTGCTTTTTAATAAAAATACGCTGAGCTCAAATTCAGGGAATCTGGACCTATCCATTCGTGGCAGAAGCACCATTTATGCCAACGATCAGCCGCTCATTATTTTGAACGATTTTCCGTTTAATGGTGATTTTAATGCCATTAATCCGAATGATGTAGCCAGTGTTACGGTGTTGAAAGATGCTGCGGCAGCATCCATATGGGGTGTTAGGGCCGGAAATGGAGTGATTGTGATTAATACCAAAAAGGGTGGTTATAAGCAGCCTTTAAACATTTCTTTAAATACCAACCTGACCATTTCGGGTAAGCCAGATGTTTTTTACAATCCGAATTATTTGTCTTCCGCTGATTTTATAGATGTAGAAACCTTTTTGTTTAACAACGGGAAGTATGATGCCGCACTTGCAGATAAAGTGAACTACCCGGTGCTTTCGCCGGTTGTGCAAATTCTGGACCGGCAAAGAAACGGGCAATCTGCCGCGGTAACTGCCAGTCAGTTAGATGCCCTGCGTGGAAATGACATCAGAAGGGAAGAGTTGAAGTATTTTTATCAAAACCAGGTTGCGCAACAGTACTTTTTGAACATCAGTAAAGGAACGGACAAGTCCAGTCATTACCTTTCGGCCGGTTATGATCGTGCACTTTTGAGCCTGGTAAACAATGTTGATAACAGGTTTACCGTAAATACCCAACATTCTGTAAAACTATTGAAAAACCTGGAATTGAATGCAGGCCTGACGTATACGAGGACGGTATCAAAAGTGGATAGTACCATATTAGGGACCGCCGGTTTGAATTTTGGACCTTATTATCAGTTTAAAGATGAAAATGGGGCGGCCGCTACGTTTGGCAGGCAATACAGTGCTGATTTTAATGCACAGGCAATGGCCAAAGGTTTCTTGAACTGGGGCTATGTGCCGCTGGATGAGTTGAGCTTGCCACCGACAACGGTGAAAGGTAACGATTTGCGTTTCAATACAAGTTTAAACTATACGATTCTTCCGGGTTTAAAAGCTGAATTGAGGTACCAGTATCATCGGATCACAAACAATTCAACTTTGTTGAGTGGCCCAGGAGCTTATTTAACCCGGAGCCTGATCAATCAGTATTCAGCTTTGACGGCCGGACAGGTTAGTGGTTATAATATTCCATTAGGTGGTATTGAATTCCAGACGTTAAGAGAAGCGGTGGCGAAAAATTTTAGGGCCCAGTTGAACTATCAGAAAGACTGGGGAAAGCACAGTGTCTCGGCCATTGCAGGGTATGAGTTGTCGGAATTTGATACCGAAGCAAGCAAGTCTAACCGTTATGGTTATGATCCAAAAACCGGTAAGTTCGCCGATGTGGATAGCGTCACTACATTTAACCTGAACCCCTCTGGTGCCGGAAAAATTGTGACCAATACCAATCTGTTTGGAAAACTGGATAGGATCCGTTCAGTATTTGCCAATCTGGCTTATACCTATAACAATAAATATACGGTGTCGGGAAGCGCCCGGATGGACGGTTCTAATTATTTTGGGGTAAAAACCAGGAATAAAAATGTGCCATTGTGGTCGGCCGGAGCTTTATGGCATGTAGATAGGGAGGATTTTTATAAGATGGACTGGTTACCGGTACTGAAATTAAGAGCATCGTATGGTTATAACGGAAACCTGGATAGGAGTAATACCGGAGTAACTACTTTTAAAAATAATTTATTGAGGGCCACATATACCAGTCTTCCTTTTGCCAACATCATCAATATTGGAAACCCTGAACTGCGTTGGGAGAAAATAGCTATTGCTAATTTTGGCTTGGACTTTGGTCTGAAAGACCAAATAATCAGTGGAAGGGTAGAATATTACTTTAAACATGGCACTGATATGTTGGGTGATAAGGCTTTTCCTTCCAGCACGGGAATAAAGGTCCTGAGAGGAAATTACTCGGAAATGAAAAGCCGTGGAATGGATCTGTCCGTAACGGTACGTAATCTTGGTGGTGCACTGAAATGGCAAAGTACTTTTTTATTGTCGACCGCACGGGATAAGGTAACGGTATATGATGTGGTGGAAACTGATAATATTTTTTACGTGGGAACCTCGAGTTATAAACCTGCATTAGGAAAGCCTGTTTATGGTATTTACAGTTATAAATGGGCAGGATTAGACCCTGCAAATGGAGCACCGCGCGGCTATTTAAACGGAGCGGTGAGTACGGAATATGCTCGTATTTTAAATGAAACGAGCATTGCAGATCTGGAATATCATGGCGCTGCAAGGCCAACTGTATTTGGTGCTTTAAATAATACCTTTTCTTTTTATAAATTTACCTTGGGTTTTAACATCAGTTATAAACTGGGTTATTACTTTAGAAAACCTTCTGTAAATTATTTTGATATGTATCAGATAAGTCTGAGTAATAATATGAATCGTGATTATGTGCAACGTTGGCAAAAGCCAGGGGATGAGCAAAGAACCAATGTGCCTGCAATGGCCAACTATGGCAGTGATGGGACCGCAGATCGCTTTTATAATAATTCGTCGGCGACCGTAGCGAAAGGCGATCATATTCGTTTGCAGGATATCAGTTTAAGTTTCGACTTGGATCGCTCTAACTGGAAAAGTATTCCTGTGAAACATATACAGCTTTATTTTTATGCCAATAATTTGGGGATAATCTGGAAGGCGAATGAATTTGGGCTGGATCCGGATGTTATTCCTTCTACAACTGACCGTCTAATAAATCCTGGACCAAGAAGCTTTTCTTTAGGTATTAAAGCAAATTTTTAA